tctgtttctcaatTGAATTCTCTTCTCAAGTCCTGAATTGTCTTCTCTATATCTGTTAATCGTATGGTTGTGTTTTCTTGGGCATCACTTAAGGGTTTAGTCTCCTTATGTTCTTTCTCTGTAATTTGGTTGAGCTGtttattcttgtctttttttaaaaaaaaaaattcctcatttttttaaaaatgaatttaatgacttttcatttatattcttttcacAGAGTTTATCTAGCCATTTCACATTTACGAAGACTTCTTCAGGGCCTCTAGGATTTGGAGAGACAACAGTGACTTGATCTTTAATGCTGTTGATTCTGTGCCAGTGTCATCTGGGCATGTGGACTTCTTTTGTTAGTGTTGAGTTTGTTGTGGCATACTGGTTGAATCTAGATATTGGAAATGGCTTGTAAGCAATGAAATGAGGTGGACAGTGGGTAATGGGCTAGTTTCCAGGATGTGCTTTCTCTTCCAAGCTTTGAGTTTGACATTATTTCTGGCTTCGGGGCAAGTTTAAAAATGTCATGGAAGAGTCATGAAGATTGTAGGATAGGCAGGGAGGTTCCAGGCCAAACTCTAGAGGTTCTTTGCATTTGCTGTGGAACCTGGGCAAATCTGATGTGTTGCAGAAAAGTCTCTGATGGGAAATTAGGTGAACTAGCCTCAGCTACAGTCTGGAAGAGGAGTCTGGGTAATTTGTGTGGTATTGAGAGTTGGCTCAGATGGGACCAAAGGTTGATTGCAGTAGAGGAGGAGGTCTTTTAAGAAGCCTCAACCTTAAACATAGGGCAGGCTTGTTTGGTCAGATTATATTGGGCACACAACACGAGATGTTGTACTCGGCAGAAATCTAGACGCCATCTATTGCATAAGCAGAAGTGTCCAGACTGGGTTTGGCAACTGCTAATGGCACCAGGGCTAGATAAAGCATactgaagaaaaatacaaatagcaCAGTCTGAAAGAGTAATTAGGCTAGACTCTTGCTATGGAGTCGTGTTTTGGAGGCAGCCTAGAAAGGGACCTATGGGTAGATGCACATAGGATGGTATTTGGAGAAGCCTAGAGCATGGTTATAGTGCAGGAGGAGTAGTTAGATTAGTCTGCAAACCAGAAACTGGTTTGAGGGCATGCTTTTCTCTGCATGtcattttagaaaaacatttaataaggaattttcattttatctccAAAGAACACAAGATTTGCTTCAGTTTATTCAACTGAACACAAATTTGTCAATATCTTCCTGACTTTATTTTGTAATGAAGGTGATTAATTGTTGAGCATCAGGATTTACTATTTTTGGTtatagatttaaaagaaataatagccAAGTTTAAATTATCTTTCCATATTAGTAAAGGGAAATGACAAGAGTCAGATCTCAACATAGAAATAAAGTGTGGTACCTTTCCATCATTAGAAATACTCATCCTTGTGTTGACCAGCACTCTAACTGGATTGTGTGGCTCTCTACACAAGGACTAATGATCAAATGGAAGTAGATGTGATAGTCATTCATAGTTTTGAATGCTTTCCTTGGCAGTAACTGGCTCAGAGACCAGAATTCTAGGTGTGTGTTTCATAGTTGTGCTGACTCTCTAAAGCTGACAATGGCTTGGAGCTGGCTAGATTTATACTAATCTGACACAAAGTATAGTCATCTGATCAGGAAAccttgactgagaaaatgccacccATAAGATCAAGCTGTAGACAGGTCTGcagaatattttctcatttactgATGAATGGAAATGTCCCTGCCCTTTTTTTGGTGGTGCCAATTTTGGGCTGTTGGTACTtgtttgtataagaaagcaggcatccaaagccacagagaaaccctgtcttgaaaaaccaaaacaaaacaaaacaaaaaaaaaaaagcagacagtaCAAGGCGGGAGAACTAAGCCAGTAaacaacacccctccatggcttctgcctcaattcctgcctccaggttcctgcccctttagagttcctgtcctgacctcctcaGATGATGGATAATGATAAGGAAATAAGAGTCAAATGAATCCTTTTTAAACCGGACTtgctttggtaatggtgtttcataatagcaatagtaaccttaactaGAACAGGACTGTTGGTGAGTTTTCAAACCCGTGTTAACAATCATCTGCCGAATGAGGGCTAATGATACCATCCAGGTGAGAGCTGAGACACCAGCAACCATGCTGAGAACCTCAAACCACTTTCTCAACTTTCAGATCTCACTCTGGTTCTCCTAAGGGTAGATTCTAGCAGATAGGAATTGCCATGAAAAAAACTGTATTTGGAGATTAGTTCTCTCTAAGTGACTGAACAGAATGAAAAGGGGAAGGGGTTTAGACCTGACAGAAAGCAAATgcaaagaaatatatacagaggACCTTGGCTGAACCTATAATAATCACCAACAAATAttaattctattaaaaataaggcaaatattgattataataaagaaaagtatAAGTGTGGTAGATTCTCCTTTTATTTGATGGTGAATTGTTTTGATATTCAAACAAGGAGGTCTCCAGTATTTCTGGTCTGGGAATTTTTACACACACAGTGATATTTCTATGTTCAGAAGTCAACAAACTAGTACATGATAGCTTCTCGATAgagtaaatattttgttattatttcttttgcttgGTATTTTTGCTTTTGTCATCAGTGCCAGGTTCAGTATTTGAGTATAACATTTCCTTGAGTTTATGGTGGGATTTCTTTCTTGTAATTAGgaaaatcaaggaaaataaaaccaaaaagaaaatcattaaaccTAGTATGAGCATACCTATGTTGGACTTACGTATCCTTGGAGGAGGCCCACTGTCTATACTACCTCCAAAGCCACGTAGTTGACAGTGTGGTGGCTCCCAGTTGACGTCACAATGGCAGTGATGTTTATTATTACAGACTCCTTTCATATTGCATCGGAATGCTGAACAGTTACTTAACAAATAAGACTTATggatgcacttcctgttaacacATATAAGATCTTGACCACAACCTGTGCCATCTGTCACTGCTCCACTGTCTGCTAATGTCATTCCAAAATGATAGTCTATACTCCAGCAGTTGATGTTATTGAAGTGAGTCCAATGCACTGTTTCATGGCTTCTCCTACGTGGAATCTGTCTTACATTTTCACACTGAATTCGTCCACAGAGTACATCAGCATTATCGCATCTTCTGTACTTAGAGCTATCGTTACCACAGTTACCAAAACGGTCACCCTGTTTGTTCACTTTCACGTAGCAATTCTTATTTGCACTCCTGGCTGTTTTGCCAAACAGCCTCTGACAGTGTTCTTCACGTTTAGGACATTTCATTTTATAGCAATAACCATCACCCCTGCAAGGGCTCCCATCTTTCTTGTATACGTCTTCTGGACACTCAGCTGAATTCCCATTGCACCACTCTGGAAGGTCACATTCATTTTTTGATCTTCTACACACTGTTCCTGGTGGTTTGAACTTGCAGTCTTTGCAGCAAAGCCCTTGATCACATTCAGCATTGGGTCTGAACACACAGTCTTCACTACAGCATGGATCATGTAGACAGGATGCCAAGGATCCACAGTCACACTGCTCTCCTTCCTCAACCACATTATTCCCACACAAGGTGAGGTTGGTGGTTACGACTATATCTGGATCATtattcaaacaattttttttggtAATCATGGAATACATCTGATTATAACTGCAGTTGCTGAACTTAGGGGAATCAGATTTTGCTGGGGCCATTATACAATTTGATAACCCACATGTACAGTATTTCTCATCATGACGCATACCCAAATTATGACCCATCTCATGTGCTATAATGAATGACAGGTCTGATAATCTATCAGTCCTGAAACTGTTAACTGCACAATTAATTTTTGTGCAAACTGTACCTACATAAGCTAGCCCTAAAGTTCCACCATAACCTTGCCTGGGTAAAAGATGTGCAAGATCATGTCTAATGTGATTGTGAAAGTGTCTATTCTTCCAACTGCAGAAATCACCTAGGACTTGGCCTATACTTTGTGTTACATTGACTTCGTTTATTTGGGTCCAAACTTGCAGTGTAGTTATAATCACACTAATATCTATTTGAAGATAATAGGCATTTAGTCCGTTGACGATTTCAAACGTTTCTAGCATGCAGGTTGTGACATTATTTGCTCTATAAACATATCGTTGATTATCTATCACCACAAAATATTCAAGATACTTGTGATGGGTCCACCAATTCTCATATTGGCTTTGCAAAAGTGTGGAGTCTTTGCTTTCTTGAATCTTAATTTGTCTCGCTATTTCTTCATCTGTTAACCCGCATCTCATAGAATGTAAGTCTGAGTCCTCTCTGTCTATTTTGTATATGAGATGTTCAAATGTGGAAGTCAGATTCTTTGGCATGATTTCATAAGCTGTGCCATTTATCTCAAACATGCCTTGCAAACTCCCTAAACAGGTGTTAATAATAACGGTGGAATCTGGGTCTCCATCAACATGGCCGTGGTAGTAGCAGTCAGTCTGCACAAAAGGCTGCTCTCCACGGAGATCACCTTGGTCGGTGTAGGTGAGCAGTAAGAAGTTTCTGGATATAAAGTATTTCGTGCGTTTCATGGTGATAATGTGTCTCTCTCCTCCAAAGCGCAGGCCATAGGACAGCCACCCTAGAGAACTATTATGTCTCCCAGGATCAGTGACCCTCACGGGTATCACTACTTCAGGAGGGCTACTGTACTTAGCATGTACAGTTGGTGACCACGCAGGAAGAAATTGCAGCATCCACAGGCAGAACTGAAGGACCATAATCTTATCGTGGACCAGGACTTCATCCATAGTCACTATGTTCTATTGGAGAACAAAGGAGGAACAGGAGAAAACCCTGCTCTCCTAGTCCTCAGTTGGTCTGGTTGTATGCAGCGTTGGCCCTTTGTGGTATGTCTTCTGGCAGAGTTGATCCATCACACCAGCAgaactaaaagaaacagaaaagaagggcaGCCCCAGCCACATGTAAATCAGGATGAAGTCAGCTTAGAGAACAAAAGAGCAGAGAACTGGCTAAAATCAATTAGTCTTTGTTCTAAGGTCTCGCAACATTTGCTTGGATTTTTTCCTTTAGTTGTGGTAGAATACACTTTGCCCCTGTACAAATATGTTTCTAATACTCTCCTAGCTCTTAGTAATATACTCACAATTTTAAATAACTTGCTCTCATTTTCACATTATTTCTAAATGTTCTAATTTTTAACGTTTCCTCAATAGCAGCTGTGGATTTCCTTAGCTGAACAAATAAGATtatctttgcatatatatatatatatatgccttctTCCAACACTGTCCTGCTTGTTGAGTACATCTGTaagcttctttccttccttgctttgtcATTCCTGTGGGTGGCAGAACCTTCTTAGGGTAAAAGTTACTCTcatttgtattttccatttttaaaaaatattgttgcACATGAGTGTGTACAAAATTGTGAATAAGAATCCCGTGTGGATGCCAATATATGTTTGGATAGCATAGTTCATCCTGGTTAGTGAGACctcagaaaatatttatcttctttgTGTAGTCCATTCTaatgtttagtatttttattggctcattatttgcttgcttgtatttatttaagcatgtgtgtatatatggatatgtgttgtgtgtttgtgtgtgcatgtgtgtctgtgcttatAGAAGCCGAGAACTGGCCTTGGCTATCATTCCTAGGGCCTTATCCATCTTGACTTTTGACACAGAGTTGATCACAGATATGGTACTCATTACAGACGGAAGAAAGACTGGCCAGAGAGCCTTAGCAGCTTGCATGTTTCTGCCTCCTCATTGCTGGCACTGCAAGCAGAGATCACTGACCTGCCTTTTTATATAGGCTTCAGGGCTTCATTCTCATGCCTATATGCTCTTGGGTCATTGATTTTGCCAAATGTGCAATCTCTCTTCTGGAGGACCATCATCTTTAGTATATTgctattttgaaaatttagttACGAAATAATATGCATGAACATAGAGTGCAAAGAGCCTATGTAAGTAAAAGCATCCGTAAAAGACATTTAAGGGCAGTATCATGAAACCATGATTAAAACCCTGACATGTTGGTCACTACCCaaaaatgctttgatttttatttgataattatcATAGAAAATGTATCTCTCGTGTAGAGAAAAgagttatttattaaaaatgcacCATTGTTGTGATTGTACCAAGAAAAATACATCAGAATTAATGACTAAAACTATAATTGTAGGCAGGTCAAGAAACAAAACTTATAGAAAAAGTGAGCAAGCTGAATCTTGCATTTattaaattactgttttaaatattctaatatCCAGAACTCTAAAAAATGATacaatttttttcattcaatatttgGTATGACAATAACAATCTAGATTTTatgttatcttaattttttttttcttccatgagcCTCAAATAGTCACTAGCTAAGCAACTACCATAGCTCtataatttaagatgtattaaTCACACTAAAAACTCTAGAATCTTTATAATGAAGTAGAAGAAAGTTGAAAATATCTAAAGGACATTCCATATCCAATTATGAATAGTTGTCTAGAAATTATGCGAGGTATGCATTCACCTCTTAAATATTTGTGCTTCTGTTCCTTGAAAAATTTTTGGAAGACTCACCATCAGGTGAAGTGTTCCTTCCCGGTTATGGTCTTtttcacaaaacatttaaaaagcccATCTTAGGAACAAAGGTTTTTGTTTGAGAATGAACAAGGGAACATACATCCATTATTTGTTAGAGTAAGTTCTAGATTCATGAACCTAGCAACAGGAGTCTCTCATTTAACAGAACCTAGCAACAGATGAGATTCTTCCCAATGGTTCCTCATCCACTTCAACCAAGGTTATTTGGATTTTCTCTTCCACATCAGTTTCACTCCTTAACATCATTTGTTATGGTCCAGTATCTCCAGGGTGAGTAAACTCCCTTTCCTAACTTACAGGTTTTCCCACACACTGTAAAATCAGCTGAACACTCCTATTTTTGTCCATATTGTAATcatgtttccatttatttactcTAACAAGGAATACTCAAAGCACATCAAATTCTAGAAAATAATTCCACTCATTTGAAAACACTCCTAGGAAAAGAGTGTCTGCTATAAGTTGTTCTATGGTCAATGAGTATTTCAGATACATAGACCACCTCACATGTGGATTCATTATCTATTTCATACAACAGTTATTAAACTAACACCTGAAATTAATTTAGGAGGAATGAAGAACAGTGTAGGGTAAATTTCTATAGCAGTGAACTAGCTGTTAATTGATAAAACATCAATCTGAGACCCATGCACTTCATATTTGATGAGGGAAAATGGGGAACATGTTTATTTGCTAATTAAGGTTAATATTTGGTGGacaatttttctgatgtgttcttggatttgatttacACTATCTACACTATGCTCCTCTTTGGatttttacatctttttaatCTAGACATCCTAACAATTTGTTTCTCAGCAGCACAAATTTGATCCGCTGTTTTCTGCTCTTGGATATTTTTCTATGATATTCATAATTAGTAATACAAAGTGACTACATTAAATAACATAAATGTATTGCCTGGCATATTTGGAGTACAGAAACTCGATAACATGGTGTCTTCATAACCACCCTTCCTTGTTGCTAAGGAATGATTAACTTTAGCAGGCTTCTTCCTTCTGGTGGTTCTCTGAGCCGAGAATCATTGTGTTATTTGTTACCTACCATTGTATTTGTGCAAATTTTACTTCAGTTAATGCACTGTCAATTATAGTGTAAAATGTGGTTACCAttcaaaaatatctatttttagaGCAAAAGTTGTGCATGTCAGTTTCATCATTATTGATTGAGCAGTTGTTGCTGTACATAGTTGCTGCATCTAATTGCTGGCTACTTTGAATAGAGTAGCAAAAGATATGGGTTAGCAAGTATCTCTGCAGGATAaagtagagtcctttgggtatctgcccaagagtggtatagagAGATATTGCTATTAATTGATTTTCAGATGTTTAGAAACATTGGCTTCTTTAGTAATGTATACTCTGTCTTTCTTAGATTGCCCCTGCTGGGAAAACACATCTTGATCAAGGCAATTTCATGATACAAGCCTTATTTCTGCTTATAGACTTAAGTCACAGACCATCACAGAGGAAAGTCGGGAAAGGAACTGCCATGGGGTaaaaagctggaggcaggaactgaagcaggaaccatggaaaGCGTTGTTTAGAGGCTTGCAcctcatggcttgttcatccTAAATTCTTACAGCATGCAGGACCACCACCTGTCAGGTAGGGCTGCCCAGGTGAGTTGTGTCTTTCCtcatcaatctttttttttttttaggatcttttttttttattgagaaaaggaaaaaaaacaagtttccgcctcctccagcctcccacctccctccccctcctcccacctttctccccctccctctccagtccaaagagcagtcagggtgccctgccctgtggtaagtcttaggtcctcccccctccgtccatatcttggaaggtgaacatccaaactggctaggcacccacaaagccagaaaattaagtaggatcaaaaccccttgccattgtccttggcttctcatcagccctcattgttcgccatgttcagagagtccagtttcatcccgtgctttttcagtcacagtccagctggccctggcaTCCCCATGAAGCAAAAATCATCTGTACAACAAAGAAAGCCACCATTTTTAAGCAAAAGAGGCATcaacagaaaaggcaaaaactcttttttaattgtatatctgtcaaaaataaatactgactATCCAGAAAACTCATCTCCCAagtaaaaatggggtacaggactaaaaagagaattctcaaaagatgaaacataaCTGGTTGTGAAATTTAAGCCAcatagccaccagggaaatgcaaatgagtTCTACTTAGACAATTTGTCTTACTAATATCAGTATGGTCAAGTTTAATAAAGGAGCAGCATGTGCTACGGAGGGTTATGGGTAAATTATAGCTCTTATTCACTACTAGTTGGAGCACAAACTGATAGATgcactatggaaatcagcatgAAGACCCAAGAATGATTAACTATAAGATCCAGATCTACCAAATGTCAACATCTACCCGAAAGCACAAGGCAACTTTCTACAGAATTGCATGATTTTTCCATATCCATTGACattctatttataatagccagaaagtataaaaaaatcaagatgtcctctgactgAGGAAtagatgatgaaaatgtggtatagttCTGTGTGTAATATTGTTCAACtccaaaaaaatgaaagtttgaaATTTTCAAGTAGTTCTAGGTAGAGACAACCATCCTGACTGAAGAGTCACCAAAGCAAacattgtttcttcttccttgtggTTGGTGTCTTTTAAACTTTAgcagtgtttgttttatttggacTATCCACGTAAGTTAGGTGGTTAGTAATGGCTTagtaaggaggaggaagggatctTCCATGAAGCAAGGAATGGAACACATTGTTATAAAAGGATAAAGATGAATTCTGAGTGGATGGAATAATTAGAGTGAGTATGGGAGAATATTGGAAGGGATAACTAATAATAAAGGCCTTTTAAAAACGTATGCAGAAACTAACTATAGACATGTCCTAAATTTGTACATACACAAATGGAATTTAAATAGAGTTACCATATAAATAGGAATTTAGTGCCTGAAATAGacattatatttttctaaattacacTCCCAGCATCAAGGAAGGATTGCACCCTTTTGAAGTAATGTCTAAaaacctctcctccctcctccccgtaTTATCAGCTATTggatttgaagtctgttttgtcagATATCAAAATGTCTACACTAGCTTGATTCTTAGATCCACTGGGTtggagcagttttttttttcccatccttTTACCCTAAGGTGATTTCTATCCTTGATGtgaaggtgtgtttcttggaagtGGTAGAAGGAAGAATCTTGTTCACATCTATTGTTTCaatctgtgtgtttttcttgggGAGGCAAAAGCCTTGATCCTGAGCCGTGTCTAAAGAGCAGCGCTTATTGATTTGTGTCATTTTGCTGTTGTCATGTATGCgtgcatttctttcttctgatttGATGGTCTGGGGTTGTTTATTTCCTGGGTCTTCTTGGGTGTGGTTTACCTCTTTAAGTGGGAGGTTTTCTTCTAATTCCTTCTGTAGGGCTcggtttatatataaatattgtttaaacttggttttgtctttgaatcttttattttctccatctactgTGTTTGAAAGTCTTTCTGGGAATAGCAGCCTGGACTAATGTCTGTAATTTCTTAAAGTCTATAGAAGGGATTTTTAAGTCAAAGAGAAATTGCAGAACTATAGTCTCCAGAACAGGCCTGTGTCAAAGAAAGACTGATATAATCATCCAATAAGGAGTCTTGAAAATACAGTTTACTGAAATAAAACAGTACTtgaaggaaacaaatgagcaagcaagcaagcaaacaacaaacaaaaacaaaacaaaacaaaactgtaactGAGAAGGTCATAGGCCATAGGGAAACATCTACTTCTGGTTTTTTGCTAATTGTGAGTGTAAACAGGCTACATGTTTATCTTTCTACATGTAAATTCGTGCTGTTCATTATCTTCTTTAATAAATTCCCTTTGCAGTGGGTGGCAGTTCACACAggctcacaactggtcaaagtgaGAATAAGGAACATTTTTAGTGTTTATACACAATGAGACGTATctatcctctcctcccagtcttaGTGGAACATAAAGAATATCCTAATAAAGGGAATGTGAAAAATAATAACCTAAGAACGGGAGTGAACACTCTTTTGTAGACGACTTGGCATGTAATCGTCCCACAGTATATCTGTAAGCAACACTTACAAACAGTTCAGGCCATCATCATTTCAttgtggatggtgtgtgtgtgggggggggggagtggtctCATTAATCCACGCTCTTTCCTGAGGAGATACTGACAGTCAACGGATGTTAGTAGAGGAGGAGTCCTTTTCTTCATTAGCGTAGACATCAGTAAGTTTCCTGTCATCCAGTAACTAACACTCAACTCTTGTTCATGTATTCAACACGAATGAAACTAAGAGggccacagaaacacagaaacacatgaatGCAAGATGGGTGTTCATGCCTTAGAAGAACTGAGTCTGTGGGAGACGATAAAGGAGGGTATTTAGAGAGGAAATATGATCAAATTACTTTGTATATATGAATTAAATTATCTTCGCATACCTAATCTACAAACCTAGTCTCGTGTAGGACATAGAGAACTAATTTTCTCTCCAAAGTAGAGGTCCACTTTGATTGACAGAACGCTCATCCTCAGCTCGCATGCAGTGCTCAGCTAGTGCTACAGAGGAAAGAATGTAGggtacttcattttatttctttatttgaaatatttgttatttCATAATTGCTTTGCTCATTGGTTCTCCGTTgccttttaaatcttatttttaaagtttaattgaagtttgtttttattttcaaagaaaacatgattaGCTAAAGTGTATTCTATCTGACATAAAATTCTACTATATTCATGTCatcattttatgtatgtttacatgtgtatatatgtattaaattatGTCTTTGTACATCTATTCATTTATACTTTCAGAGAGCCATGCATGTAGCTCTCCCTGATTCCTGTGGGGAGCTCAAAGACattcaggggtcagttctcttctgCTATGTGAGTTCGAGAGATTAAATTCAGTTCATTAGGCATGTGTCAAAATGGTCTACTAGATTTCTAGCCAGCCCCATGAATCCATTTTACAAGTAAAGTTGATAAAGGCCTGATTTGGAAGGCCTATTATTTTCTGTTGACAGATTTAATGAAATTCTACTTAAGCTTATATCATGTCCACATAACTTTAAAAGGCCTTGATAAAACTCGGACACCATCCTAAGTCATCAACTGAGACATAGGAAGGCCTGCATCATCCAGTTCACTTCCAGAATGAGAAAAACACATCCCTGAGATAACCAAGTGTGCCAAACTAGATTGAGTAGCTTTGTCCACTGGGATGACAGATAAAAGGGAATAGTTAACCATGGCTCTGGAATTTGTCTTATAGATCTAGAACATAAGAACCTAGAAGTCCCTTAGGCAAGGGTATTGTAAGCccctgtctctggcctccatctttggaggccctgtcCCTGTGCCCGCCAAGCTTTGACCCCTCCCTGGAGGAGGGTCAAGACAGCccaccaaaatcttgaccactcccccagtctataTAAACTGCTCCCCTGCTAAGTCTCTTTGtggtctctttcttctcccctcatTGGTCGTGTTTGCGGCTTCCGGGTTCACCCTCAGGGCCACCTGATAGTGcagaaatcccattaaacctggatttttttttttaatttggcttgttgtgatttggctcgATTGGGATTTCTGCATCGTCAGAGA
The Microtus ochrogaster isolate Prairie Vole_2 linkage group LG7_11, MicOch1.0, whole genome shotgun sequence genome window above contains:
- the LOC102002396 gene encoding disintegrin and metalloproteinase domain-containing protein 26A-like, yielding MDEVLVHDKIMVLQFCLWMLQFLPAWSPTVHAKYSSPPEVVIPVRVTDPGRHNSSLGWLSYGLRFGGERHIITMKRTKYFISRNFLLLTYTDQGDLRGEQPFVQTDCYYHGHVDGDPDSTVIINTCLGSLQGMFEINGTAYEIMPKNLTSTFEHLIYKIDREDSDLHSMRCGLTDEEIARQIKIQESKDSTLLQSQYENWWTHHKYLEYFVVIDNQRYVYRANNVTTCMLETFEIVNGLNAYYLQIDISVIITTLQVWTQINEVNVTQSIGQVLGDFCSWKNRHFHNHIRHDLAHLLPRQGYGGTLGLAYVGTVCTKINCAVNSFRTDRLSDLSFIIAHEMGHNLGMRHDEKYCTCGLSNCIMAPAKSDSPKFSNCSYNQMYSMITKKNCLNNDPDIVVTTNLTLCGNNVVEEGEQCDCGSLASCLHDPCCSEDCVFRPNAECDQGLCCKDCKFKPPGTVCRRSKNECDLPEWCNGNSAECPEDVYKKDGSPCRGDGYCYKMKCPKREEHCQRLFGKTARSANKNCYVKVNKQGDRFGNCGNDSSKYRRCDNADVLCGRIQCENVRQIPRRRSHETVHWTHFNNINCWSIDYHFGMTLADSGAVTDGTGCGQDLICVNRKCIHKSYLLSNCSAFRCNMKGVCNNKHHCHCDVNWEPPHCQLRGFGGSIDSGPPPRIPLVPLAVAKPSLDTSAYAIDGV